From the genome of Parazoarcus communis, one region includes:
- a CDS encoding FAS1-like dehydratase domain-containing protein: MNLKDWIGRSEEVSDIATATPYAALSATFDRPAERPAVGTPLPGLWHWLYFLPLHRQSEIGPDGHAKRGGFLPPVPLPRRMWAGSQFTFHKPLRIGDVMTRTSTIHDVSEKSGRTGPLVFVKVRHEIRREGETDIALTEFHDIVYREAARPDDVAPPPKAAPTSAAWEKKWVPDDVLLFRYSALTFNGHRIHYDRKYVTEVEGYPGLIVHGPMVATMLLDLLRHQLPDAELASYEFRAVRPVFDINHFFVCGEPLPDGKTFRLWAKDHEGWLTMDATAVIK; this comes from the coding sequence ATGAACCTAAAGGACTGGATCGGACGCTCGGAAGAAGTCTCCGACATCGCCACCGCCACCCCTTACGCCGCCTTGTCGGCAACCTTCGACCGCCCGGCAGAGCGTCCTGCTGTTGGCACGCCACTGCCCGGGCTGTGGCACTGGCTGTACTTTCTGCCACTGCACCGCCAGTCCGAGATCGGCCCGGACGGTCACGCGAAACGGGGTGGCTTCCTGCCTCCCGTGCCGCTGCCGCGCCGCATGTGGGCTGGCAGCCAATTCACCTTCCATAAGCCGCTGCGAATCGGCGACGTGATGACGCGCACCTCGACCATCCACGATGTTAGCGAGAAGAGCGGTCGCACCGGCCCGCTGGTGTTCGTCAAGGTGCGCCACGAGATCCGCCGCGAAGGCGAAACCGATATCGCACTGACCGAGTTTCACGACATCGTCTATCGCGAAGCGGCCAGGCCCGACGACGTCGCGCCGCCGCCCAAGGCTGCCCCGACGAGTGCTGCCTGGGAAAAGAAGTGGGTGCCGGACGATGTGCTGCTGTTCCGTTACTCGGCGCTCACCTTCAACGGTCACCGCATCCACTACGACCGCAAGTACGTCACCGAAGTCGAGGGCTATCCCGGCCTGATCGTGCACGGTCCGATGGTCGCCACCATGCTGCTCGACCTGCTGCGTCACCAGTTGCCCGATGCCGAGCTTGCCAGCTACGAGTTCCGCGCCGTGCGCCCGGTGTTCGACATCAACCATTTCTTCGTCTGCGGCGAACCGCTGCCTGACGGCAAGACCTTCCGGCTGTGGGCCAAGGATCACGAGGGCTGGCTGACGATGGACGCCACCGCGGTGATCAAGTGA
- a CDS encoding CaiB/BaiF CoA transferase family protein: protein MRPLEGITVITLEHAIAAPFATRQLADLGARVIKVERPGVGDFARGYDERVRGLASHFVWTNRSKESLTLDVKDPEAQTILKRLIVEEADVVVQNLAPGAAARLGLSYADLSALKPEIIVCDISGYGGDGPYRDKKAYDLLIQSESGFLSVTGTEDEPSKAGPSIADISAGMYAFSNILAALLQRQKTGRGQHLDISMLESLVEWTTYPLYYAFDGASPPPRTGASHATIYPYGPFPAGDGKVVMLGLQNEREWAAFCDKVLLRPELAAEARFSSNSKRSAARAELRQIIVDAFASLSSEQVIERLEAAQIANAHVNDMHAVWDHPQLKARKRWREVGTSAGVVPALLPPGSWEECEPRMDPVPALGEHSASILAGLGYPEDRIAALKSAGVI, encoded by the coding sequence ATGAGACCGCTTGAAGGCATTACCGTCATTACCCTGGAGCATGCGATTGCCGCGCCCTTTGCCACCCGCCAGCTGGCGGATCTGGGCGCGCGGGTGATCAAGGTTGAACGTCCCGGCGTGGGCGACTTTGCCCGTGGCTACGACGAGCGCGTGCGCGGGCTGGCATCGCACTTCGTTTGGACCAACCGCTCCAAGGAGAGCCTTACGCTCGACGTCAAGGATCCGGAAGCCCAGACCATCCTCAAGCGCCTGATCGTCGAAGAGGCCGATGTGGTGGTGCAGAACCTCGCGCCCGGCGCGGCGGCGCGGCTCGGATTGTCCTATGCGGATCTGTCCGCACTCAAGCCGGAGATCATCGTCTGTGATATCTCTGGGTACGGCGGCGACGGCCCGTATCGCGACAAGAAGGCGTATGACCTGCTGATTCAGAGCGAGTCCGGCTTCCTGTCGGTGACCGGAACCGAGGACGAGCCCTCCAAGGCCGGCCCCTCGATTGCCGACATCTCGGCCGGCATGTACGCCTTCAGCAATATCCTTGCCGCACTGCTGCAGCGCCAGAAAACCGGCCGCGGCCAGCACCTCGACATCTCGATGCTCGAGAGCCTGGTCGAGTGGACAACCTATCCGCTCTATTACGCATTCGACGGCGCGTCGCCCCCGCCACGCACCGGCGCGAGCCATGCCACGATCTACCCCTACGGCCCGTTCCCGGCCGGCGATGGCAAGGTCGTGATGCTGGGTCTGCAGAACGAGCGCGAGTGGGCGGCCTTCTGCGACAAGGTTCTGCTGCGTCCCGAGCTCGCCGCGGAAGCGCGTTTCTCCAGCAACTCAAAACGCAGCGCAGCACGCGCCGAACTGCGCCAGATCATCGTCGATGCCTTCGCCAGCCTGAGCAGCGAGCAGGTGATCGAGCGCCTGGAGGCGGCCCAGATCGCCAATGCCCATGTGAACGACATGCATGCGGTGTGGGATCACCCCCAGCTCAAGGCGCGCAAGCGCTGGCGTGAGGTCGGTACGTCGGCAGGCGTCGTGCCGGCGCTGTTGCCGCCAGGATCGTGGGAGGAGTGCGAGCCACGCATGGACCCGGTGCCGGCGCTGGGCGAACACAGCGCATCCATTCTGGCCGGCCTGGGCTACCCGGAAGATCGCATCGCTGCGCTCAAAAGCGCCGGCGTGATCTGA
- a CDS encoding HpcH/HpaI aldolase/citrate lyase family protein — protein MTLPITYLFVPGNRPERFDKACAAGAGAIVLDLEDAVAPADKALARNAIADWIAAHPEAAARVVVRINDTNSACFADDVALMKALGIVHVMLPKVESPGQVDALVGATGAAVKVLPLIESARGVANVDRIAAAGGVQRLVFGTLDYGVDLDLSGDDLGLIYPSSRIAIASRCADIASPVAGVTPTLDDEARIRADLAFARAFGFGAKLCIHPRQVAVIHAACLPSAEERNWAERVLAAAESGEGAVQLDGKMIDRPVVLKAQAILARSTHG, from the coding sequence ATGACACTCCCGATCACCTACCTGTTCGTTCCGGGCAACCGTCCGGAACGCTTCGACAAGGCCTGTGCCGCAGGGGCTGGCGCCATCGTGCTCGATCTCGAGGACGCCGTGGCCCCGGCGGACAAGGCGCTGGCCCGCAACGCGATCGCCGACTGGATCGCGGCACACCCGGAAGCGGCTGCGCGCGTCGTGGTGCGCATCAACGACACGAACTCGGCCTGCTTTGCCGACGATGTGGCGCTGATGAAAGCGCTCGGCATCGTCCACGTCATGCTGCCCAAGGTCGAGTCTCCGGGGCAGGTGGATGCGCTGGTCGGTGCGACCGGCGCGGCGGTGAAGGTATTGCCGCTGATCGAGTCCGCCCGCGGCGTGGCCAACGTCGACCGCATCGCCGCGGCCGGCGGGGTGCAGCGCCTGGTCTTCGGCACGCTCGATTACGGCGTCGATCTCGACCTTTCAGGCGACGACCTCGGCCTGATCTATCCGTCGTCGCGGATCGCCATCGCTTCTCGCTGCGCCGATATCGCCTCGCCGGTCGCCGGCGTCACGCCGACACTGGACGACGAGGCGCGCATCCGGGCCGATCTGGCCTTCGCGCGTGCCTTCGGCTTCGGCGCCAAGTTGTGCATCCATCCCAGACAGGTGGCGGTGATTCATGCCGCCTGTCTGCCCTCTGCGGAGGAGCGGAACTGGGCCGAACGTGTGCTGGCCGCTGCCGAAAGCGGCGAGGGGGCCGTTCAGCTCGACGGAAAAATGATCGACCGGCCGGTGGTGCTCAAGGCGCAGGCAATTCTTGCGCGCAGCACCCACGGCTGA
- a CDS encoding class-II fumarase/aspartase family protein, whose product MGASIIDSQIFGNIFSTDAMRQVWSDRNRTEKYLDIERALAVVQGRLGIIPQEAADEIISNCDINKIDMDKLREQTERIGYPVLGVVSQLNALCRDKLGEYCHWGATTQDITDTATVMQIREGLEIIDGELKGISDALVSLSKRYRDTPVIGRSNLQQAIPVTFGFKTAAILAGIERHRERLNQLRPRVLMGEFGGACGTLASIETGAMETQAGLMAELGLAQPDIAWHTVRDTIAEVGAFLGLVGGSLGKIAMDVKLMMQHEVAEVYEPFAPGRGSSSTMPQKRNPISSCYIHAAVSVVRQHAAALMDAMIADHERSTGPWEIEWIALPEAFCLLAGALKQTRFVLEGVEVDEGNMRSNIDLTKGLVMSEAVMMGLGPYIGREYAHDLVYDLCREAIGTNRPLLDILAEHPEIKVHLDRDALAKLCDPANYLGQAGVMVDKVLARAAAQ is encoded by the coding sequence ATGGGCGCCAGCATCATCGACTCACAGATCTTCGGCAACATCTTCAGCACCGACGCCATGCGTCAGGTCTGGTCCGACCGCAACCGCACCGAGAAATACCTCGACATCGAGCGCGCACTGGCGGTCGTGCAGGGCCGTCTCGGCATCATCCCGCAGGAGGCCGCAGACGAGATCATCAGCAACTGCGACATCAACAAGATCGACATGGACAAGCTGCGCGAGCAGACCGAGCGCATCGGCTACCCGGTGCTCGGCGTGGTGTCGCAGCTCAATGCCCTGTGCCGTGACAAGCTCGGCGAGTACTGCCACTGGGGCGCAACCACCCAGGACATCACCGACACGGCAACGGTGATGCAGATCCGCGAAGGGCTGGAGATCATCGACGGTGAGCTCAAGGGCATTTCCGACGCACTGGTGTCGCTGTCGAAGCGTTACCGCGATACGCCGGTAATCGGTCGCAGCAACCTGCAGCAGGCGATTCCGGTGACCTTCGGTTTCAAGACCGCTGCCATCCTGGCCGGCATCGAGCGTCACCGCGAACGTCTCAACCAGTTGCGCCCGCGCGTGCTGATGGGCGAGTTCGGCGGTGCCTGCGGCACGCTGGCCTCGATCGAGACCGGTGCCATGGAAACCCAGGCCGGCCTGATGGCCGAACTGGGGCTGGCGCAGCCGGACATTGCCTGGCACACCGTGCGCGACACCATCGCAGAAGTCGGCGCCTTCCTCGGTCTGGTCGGCGGCTCGCTGGGCAAGATCGCGATGGACGTGAAGCTGATGATGCAGCATGAGGTCGCCGAGGTGTACGAGCCCTTCGCACCCGGTCGCGGCTCCAGCAGCACCATGCCGCAGAAGCGCAACCCGATCTCCAGCTGCTACATTCACGCCGCGGTGTCGGTGGTGCGCCAGCACGCTGCTGCGCTGATGGACGCGATGATCGCCGACCATGAACGCTCGACCGGCCCGTGGGAGATCGAATGGATCGCCTTGCCGGAGGCCTTCTGCCTGCTCGCCGGTGCGCTCAAGCAGACCCGCTTCGTGCTCGAGGGGGTTGAAGTGGACGAGGGCAACATGCGCTCCAACATCGACCTGACCAAGGGCCTGGTGATGTCGGAGGCGGTGATGATGGGCCTCGGTCCCTACATCGGTCGCGAATATGCACACGACCTGGTCTATGACCTGTGCCGTGAAGCGATCGGGACCAACCGTCCGCTGCTCGACATCCTCGCCGAACACCCGGAGATCAAGGTTCACCTCGACCGCGATGCGCTCGCAAAGCTGTGCGATCCGGCGAACTACCTCGGCCAGGCCGGGGTGATGGTGGACAAGGTGCTTGCCCGCGCGGCGGCTCAGTAG
- a CDS encoding LysR family transcriptional regulator produces MELRQLRYLLRTVELGSISQAALDLGVAQSAISLQIQKLESELSTRLLQRTSWGVEPTEAGLAFVAHAQLSLRHAEEAAHAAQASRLSGLVSVGLAPTSAGVLGFALIDAMRAQYPDIRIRLVEAMSGHLGQMLNARELDMAVLFDGEHGRRWSVRPLLNERLLLIRSAAVESSLPCRLAELKDVPLVLPTHRHGLRRVIDTAFSACKVSPKVVAEVDSLYVLMDMVRHGIGATVQPWAALTRQPEADARLRWVELADAGLSRPNLLCSLSEDEMSPAVLATRALLVKLVHQLVENGGWRGVELIHLDSR; encoded by the coding sequence ATGGAACTCAGGCAGTTGCGTTACCTGCTGCGCACGGTCGAGCTGGGCAGCATCAGTCAGGCCGCGCTCGATCTCGGCGTTGCGCAGTCCGCCATCAGTCTGCAGATCCAGAAGCTCGAGAGCGAACTCAGCACGCGCCTGCTGCAGCGAACGAGCTGGGGGGTGGAGCCGACCGAGGCCGGGCTGGCCTTCGTCGCCCATGCGCAGCTGAGCTTGCGCCATGCCGAAGAGGCTGCACACGCCGCGCAGGCGTCGCGCCTGTCGGGTCTGGTCAGCGTTGGGCTGGCGCCGACGAGCGCAGGGGTGCTCGGTTTTGCGCTCATTGATGCGATGCGGGCGCAGTACCCGGATATCCGCATCCGCCTGGTTGAAGCCATGTCCGGCCATCTCGGCCAGATGCTCAACGCCCGTGAGCTCGACATGGCCGTGCTGTTCGACGGCGAGCACGGCCGGCGCTGGAGTGTGCGGCCCTTGCTCAACGAGCGTCTGTTGCTGATCCGCAGCGCGGCGGTGGAGTCGTCGCTGCCGTGCCGCCTGGCCGAGCTGAAGGACGTGCCGCTGGTGTTGCCGACGCATCGTCATGGTCTGCGGCGTGTGATCGACACCGCCTTCAGCGCCTGCAAGGTATCGCCGAAGGTCGTGGCCGAGGTCGATTCGCTGTATGTGCTGATGGACATGGTGCGCCACGGCATCGGTGCCACCGTGCAGCCGTGGGCGGCGCTTACGCGTCAGCCCGAAGCGGATGCCCGCCTGCGCTGGGTGGAGCTTGCCGATGCCGGTCTGTCACGGCCCAATCTGCTGTGCAGTCTGTCCGAGGACGAGATGTCGCCTGCGGTGCTCGCAACCCGCGCCCTGCTCGTGAAACTGGTGCACCAGCTGGTCGAGAACGGCGGCTGGCGCGGGGTTGAGCTTATCCATCTCGATTCGAGATAG